A window of the Cryptococcus decagattii chromosome 6, complete sequence genome harbors these coding sequences:
- a CDS encoding protein BTN1, translating to MASIALTPLSMNTTHNHVHHRHSPHSATITTPVIETTPAQTTPAFGSGDRADTGDDDQPGRRSDSVDGEDIDRFIADNQTTDELPMLTGSKHANKRLFAAFMIFGLLNNVLYVIILSAALDLVSADTPKGVVALFNIFPALITKVVWPLLSNGKIRYTTRVGFCTLCSWFGIMIIALSSSLSPRLLGISLASLSSGMGELTFLQLTTTLPTEATSKTALGAWSSGTGFAGIAGAGIWWLLRGLGVKGGLGLSSFLPLFFPITYKYMLPPFSHLETFTIPSTYQPLPTSSLLSDNANFRSPAILTSVPSSEYVPQHTPLLSSGFIDRNRDRNRDGEEEMDGGKTLEGVGALRLTTQEKMELLRPLVVRYMLPLCAVYVEEYVINSGIAPTLILPLPTYGIWSWLFKSPRDYYPFWSLTYQTFVFLSRSSLSLGLPPLPKRLLPLPAIIQFLVLSLLYLQAKTFFFSSPAYTPPAEGEGGGVDRSITIVFLLICLEGLCGGSGYVNTFYHVGREGNGDENDDDDDGGNEMGADQRVLKMTGMEKRAMEREFRIGAVGAADSTGILFASLISMPLEIALCQSQVDQGRTMCREL from the exons ATGGCCTCCATAGCCCTCACTCCACTTTCCATGAACACCACTCATAACCATGTGCATCACCGACATTCACCACACTCTGCCACTATAACCACGCCCGTCATCGAAACTACGCCTGCACAAACTACGCCGGCATTTGGATCGGGTGATCGTGCGGATACTGGAGATGATGACCAGCCTGGCAGGAGGAGCGATTCCGTTGATGGAGAGGATATCGATCGGTTTATAGCTG ATAATCAAACAACGGATGAATTGCCGATGCTAACAGGGTCAAAACACGCAAATAAGCGGTTATTTGCTGCATTCATGATCTTCGGTCTTTTGAACAATG TTCTCTACGTGATCATCTTATCAGCAGCGTTAGACCTCGTTTCGGCTGATACGCCCAAAGGTGTTGTCGCCCTGTTCAACATCTTCCCTGCGTTGATCACCAAAGTTGTCTGGCCATTGCTCTCAAATGGAAAAATTAGGTATACCACAAGAGTGGGGTTTTGTACCCTTTGTAGCTGGTTTGGCATCATG ATAATCGCGTTATCTTCATCCCTATCTCCACGTCTTCTCGGGATATCCTTAGCCTCATTATCCTCCGGTATGGGTGAGCTCACCTTCTTACAACTTACAACCACCCTCCCTACCGAGGCAACATCCAAGACTGCCTTGGGGGCATGGTCTAGTGGGACAGGGTTTGCGGGTATAGCGGGCGCGGGAATATGGTGGCTGCTGAGGGGGTTGGGCGTAAAAGGTGGATTAGGATTGTCTAGT TTTTTACCGTTGTTTTTCCCAATCACATACAAATACATGTTACCTCCCTTTTCTCATCTTGAGACTTTTACAATCCCATCTACTTATCAACCCCTACCAACGTCTTCATTATTATCAGATAATGCCAATTTTCGGTCTCCTGCGATCCTCACCTCGGTGCCATCGTCCGAGTATGTCCCCCAACATACCCCTCTCCTATCTTCCGGATTCATTGATCGGAACAGGGATAGGAAcagggatggggaggaagagatggatggggGTAAGACTTTAGAAGGAGTGGGAGCTTTACGTTTGACGACGcaggaaaagatggagtTGCTGCGACCGTTGGTAGTGAGATACATGCTTCCGCTTTGCGCAGTTTACGTAGAGGAATATGTCATCAACTCG GGAATAGCACCTACACTAATTCTCCCACTGCCGACGTATGGAATTTGGTCATGGCTCTTCAAATCTCCTCGTGATTACTATCCTTTTTGGTCACTTACTT ACCAAacttttgtttttctttcccGCTCATCCCTCTCTCTCGGTTTACCCCCTTTGCCAAAACGCCTGCTTCCATTACCGGCTATCATCCAATTCCTCgtcctttctcttctttatcttcAAGCAAAGACgtttttcttctcctccccgGCTTATACCCCTCCAGCAGAGGGAGAAGGTGGTGGGGTGGATAGGAGTATTACAATTGTCTTCTTATTAATTTGTTTGGAAGGGCTGTGTGGTGGGAGTGGGTATGTGAACACATTTTACCATGTGGgcagagaaggaaatggtGATGAAaacgatgatgatgatgatggcggTAATGAGATGGGTGCTGATCAAAGAGTTTTGAAAATGACGGgcatggagaagagggcgATGGAAAGGGAGTTTAGAATTGGTGCTGTTGGGGCGGCTGATTCGACCG GTATTCTATTTGCATCGCTCATCTCAATGCCCCTTGAAATCGCGCTGTGTCAGAGCCAGGTTGATCAAGGAAGAACGATGTGTCGAGAACTGTAG